One genomic window of Anthonomus grandis grandis chromosome 3, icAntGran1.3, whole genome shotgun sequence includes the following:
- the LOC126734326 gene encoding uncharacterized protein LOC126734326 isoform X3: MHGYPVMQVVQYHIPPAMVPPHCMPPHTASPHTGGVRKYVFWCCACGGLATILGALFLAVYFLLRTYTSTLGYFETIPTFVPATMLILTGLCIISLARRKNRYSYLNVLQIKVCGLCCLVCALTCVLVTITTTVIHMNRLQTLRECVYTQKTRTCTCYSILLEAQSSTDDNMRYVFDSTPDCEVIHGALYSCLRVMFGLSVSGILVCIFSCMLVYQLLSHEKKKMYWEQLELRCRSFYQQHPAPPSSTPGSLRGPPVPSTTYCSCCEECRYSTAAPQPPQVYPWDTHHVAERFWTPGRVGNFYSPNPEDVPSVNVETNRGRPGWSWRRLPWSRTTAEPAEIPRENSLTYQGAASSADSQYGFSNRSGDNALQSDQTSGSNGSYSMLDNRPPIGGVYVWGPPPPYSDPNSPARRFMAHQSPQRYHHAHHHAHTHESHCQMNEGGQFRASRRARPQSNKDNYENTTEPEIHQTNEVNSESTDTSSCVERVSHTLPVRKVKKRSNNEMASVKSTSNQQNHPRTNVQSVFGQQEEQVENEYHEPTVPETAATQQESQQCRFLPRLQGVENAAFQKQEPGTPKPETTESEVYFADVSSCCNISVRNDGQDSSLYDEALEGNNGRLISLQKPVEVDKKEATSQEIKEEDDYLAQKMGNRQSIRSRMPFPMPSSEDLAEFSSDPCIQLLPKDISQNSLCSSVQTPMTETTDDTLSPEECCSKNNYFQEESIHRPFNTNQFLAPDAQYEVIPEDDKFRNSSNLTNTISGVNFDQGNYFNKNYNASPKNVPPKTLNLNQQGSRRNMGTNISALIQNLGGNPAGLLYGDKTEEEEVQGLGCHSDGTMDSGWQSGSEKQEGRNGGPEGEGGGRPVNV; this comes from the exons atgcACGGTTACCCGGTAATGCAAGTGGTCCAGTACCACATACCACCTGCCATGGTACCGCCACATTGTATGCCGCCACATACAG ctTCTCCACATACAGGGGGCGTACGAAAGTATGTTTTCTGGTGCTGCGCATGCGGCGGACTCGCGACCATACTGGGCGCCCTCTTTCTTGCCGTTTATTTCCTGCTCAGAACCTACACATCCACTTTGGGTTATTTCGAGACCATTCCTACATTTGTACCTGCCACAATG CTAATACTAACTGGGCTATGTATTATTAGCTTAGCGAGAAGAAAAAATCGATACAGCTACTTG AACGTATTACAGATAAAAGTGTGCGGCCTGTGTTGCCTGGTGTGCGCACTGACATGCGTACTAGTGACCATCACAACAACGGTCATTCACATGAATCGCCTTCAGACCCTAAGGGAGTGCGTGTACACTCAAAAAACACGCACCTGCACCTGTTACTCCATTTTATTGGAGGCTCAAAGCAGCACAGACGACA atATGAGATACGTCTTTGATAGCACTCCAGACTGCGAAGTGATACATGGCGCACTATACTCTTGCCTTCGAGTAATGTTTGGACTATCAGTAAGCGGCATTTTAGTTTGTATCTTCTCCTGTATGTTGGTCTATCAACTGTTAAG TCACGAGAAGAAAAAAATGTACTGGGAACAACTGGAACTGCGGTGCAGGTCGTTTTATCAGCAACACCCGGCACCACCGTCCAGTACCCCTGGCTCGCTTCGAGGCCCTCCAGTTCCCTCCACCACTTATTGCAGCTGCTGTGAGGAGTGTAGATATTCTACTGCAGCACCACAACCTCCTCAAGTATATCCTTGGGACACTCATCATGTAGCCGAAAG attttggACACCCGGCAGAGTGGGCAACTTCTACTCACCAAACCCTGAAGATGTTCCTTCGGTCAATGTTGAAACTAATAGAGGCAGACCCGGCTGGAGTTGGCGCAGGTTGCCATGGTCCAGAACTACTGCCGAACCAGCAGAAATTCCCAG AGAGAACTCGCTGACCTATCAGGGGGCAGCTAGTAGCGCTGACAGCCAATACGGTTTTAGCAATAGGTCAGGTGACAACGCCCTGCAGAGCGATCAGACCTCTGGATCTAATGGTTCCTACAGTATGTTGGATAACAGGCCTCCTATAGGTGGTGTTTATGTGTGGGGTCCTCCTCCACCTTATTCTGATCCTAATTCGCCTGCTCGCAGGTTTATGGCTCATCAGTCACCGCAAAG ATATCACCATGCGCACCATCACGCTCACACTCATGAATCTCATTGCCAAATGAATGAAGGTGGTCAGTTTCGAGCCTCCAGACGAGCCAGACCCCAATCGAATAAAGACAACTATGAAAACACTACTGAACCGGAGATCCATCAAACCAACGAGGTTAATAGCGAAAGTACTGACACTTCCAGCTGTGTGGAACGAGTTTCTCATACCTTGCCAGTAAGAAAGGTGAAAAAAAGATCCAACAACGAGATGGCTTCTGTCAAAAGCACTAGTAATCAGCAAAATCATCCAAGAACCAACGTCCAGAGCGTCTTTGGTCAGCAAGAAGAGCAAGTGGAGAATGAATATCATGAACCAACTGTACCTGAAACTGCGGCAACGCAGCAAGAAAGTCAACAATGCAGATTCCTGCCCAGGTTGCAAGGCGTTGAAAATGCTGCCTTCCAGAAACAGGAACCGGGTACACCCAAACCAGAAACCACTGAGTCTGAGGTGTATTTTGCTGACGTAAGCAGCTGTTGTAATATTTCAGTACGAAATGATGGCCAGGACTCATCATTATATGATGAAGCCTTGGAGGGTAACAATGGGAGACTGATATCACTTCAAAAGCCCGTGGAAGTCGACAAGAAAGAAGCAACTAGTCAAGAAATCAAAGAGGAGGATGACTATTTGGCTCAGAAAATGGGAAACAGACAAAGTATTCGTAGTAGAATGCCATTTCCCATGCCAAGTTCAGAAGACTTAGCTGAGTTCAGTTCAGACCCTTGTATTCAACTGTTGCCCAAGGACATATCTCAAAATAGCTTGTGTAGTAGTGTCCAAACTCCTATGACAGAGACTACTGATGATACTCTATCACCAGAGGAGTGTTGCAGCAAAAACAACTACTTCCAAGAAGAGTCCATACATCGTCCATTCAATACGAACCAGTTTTTAGCTCCAGACGCACAATACGAAGTCATTCCCGAAGATGATAAATTTAGAAACAGTAGCAACCTTACCAATACGATATCGGGAGTGAATTTCGATCAAGGTAACTACTTTAACAAGAACTACAACGCTAGCCCCAAAAACGTCCCACCAAAAACCTTAAATCTGAACCAACAAGGGAGCAGAAGAAACATGGGAACGAACATATCCGCCCTAATTCAAAATTTAGGAGGGAATCCGGCAGGATTACTGTACGGAGATAAGACGGAAGAGGAGGAGGTACAAGGACTGGGTTGCCACAGTGATGGAACAATGGATTCTGGATGGCAGAGTGGATCGGAAAAGCAAGAAGGGAGGAATGGCGGACCAGAGGGCGAAGGAGGCGGAAGACCAGTAAATGTTTGA
- the LOC126734326 gene encoding uncharacterized protein LOC126734326 isoform X2 translates to MTSLTSDPSKMDHHYQSSDTSDHGLLSHHTCTCCRECLETPETPKTEHPRHPLPSPHHHVVNLSHTPLQMTHHVHLNHHNHHHGAAVPPATASPKPQVKNCTCHLKTENEAEERQNIEPNAQGRKLDEDRIEVSPLPPALPPRPPPRPRYEGTGSLNSRYRPRIASPHTGGVRKYVFWCCACGGLATILGALFLAVYFLLRTYTSTLGYFETIPTFVPATMLILTGLCIISLARRKNRYSYLIKVCGLCCLVCALTCVLVTITTTVIHMNRLQTLRECVYTQKTRTCTCYSILLEAQSSTDDNMRYVFDSTPDCEVIHGALYSCLRVMFGLSVSGILVCIFSCMLVYQLLSHEKKKMYWEQLELRCRSFYQQHPAPPSSTPGSLRGPPVPSTTYCSCCEECRYSTAAPQPPQVYPWDTHHVAERFWTPGRVGNFYSPNPEDVPSVNVETNRGRPGWSWRRLPWSRTTAEPAEIPRENSLTYQGAASSADSQYGFSNRSGDNALQSDQTSGSNGSYSMLDNRPPIGGVYVWGPPPPYSDPNSPARRFMAHQSPQRYHHAHHHAHTHESHCQMNEGGQFRASRRARPQSNKDNYENTTEPEIHQTNEVNSESTDTSSCVERVSHTLPVRKVKKRSNNEMASVKSTSNQQNHPRTNVQSVFGQQEEQVENEYHEPTVPETAATQQESQQCRFLPRLQGVENAAFQKQEPGTPKPETTESEVYFADVSSCCNISVRNDGQDSSLYDEALEGNNGRLISLQKPVEVDKKEATSQEIKEEDDYLAQKMGNRQSIRSRMPFPMPSSEDLAEFSSDPCIQLLPKDISQNSLCSSVQTPMTETTDDTLSPEECCSKNNYFQEESIHRPFNTNQFLAPDAQYEVIPEDDKFRNSSNLTNTISGVNFDQGNYFNKNYNASPKNVPPKTLNLNQQGSRRNMGTNISALIQNLGGNPAGLLYGDKTEEEEVQGLGCHSDGTMDSGWQSGSEKQEGRNGGPEGEGGGRPVNV, encoded by the exons ATGACTTCATTAACTTCAGACCCATCGAAAATGGATCATCACTACCAATCCAGTGACACCAGCGACCATGGACTTTTAAGCCATCATACCTGTACCTGTTGTAGAGAA tgTCTAGAAACCCCTGAAACACCAAAGACTGAACACCCCCGCCACCCTTTGCCATCGCCTCACCACCACGTGGTTAATTTAAGTCATACCCCTTTGCAGATGACACACCATGTGCATCTGAACCATCATAATCATCATCATGGGGCGGCCGTGCCGCCTGCCACCGCCTCGCCGAAGCCACAAGTGAAAAATTGCACTTGTCACTTAAAG acTGAAAATGAAGCAGAAGAGAGACAAAATATCGAACCGAACGCACAGGGGAGGAAGTTGGATGAGGATAGGATAGAGGTGTCGCCCCTGCCGCCCGCTTTGCCGCCTCGGCCGCCCCCCAGACCGAGATACGAGGGGACTGGGAGTTTGAATTCGAGATATAGGCCTAGGATTG ctTCTCCACATACAGGGGGCGTACGAAAGTATGTTTTCTGGTGCTGCGCATGCGGCGGACTCGCGACCATACTGGGCGCCCTCTTTCTTGCCGTTTATTTCCTGCTCAGAACCTACACATCCACTTTGGGTTATTTCGAGACCATTCCTACATTTGTACCTGCCACAATG CTAATACTAACTGGGCTATGTATTATTAGCTTAGCGAGAAGAAAAAATCGATACAGCTACTTG ATAAAAGTGTGCGGCCTGTGTTGCCTGGTGTGCGCACTGACATGCGTACTAGTGACCATCACAACAACGGTCATTCACATGAATCGCCTTCAGACCCTAAGGGAGTGCGTGTACACTCAAAAAACACGCACCTGCACCTGTTACTCCATTTTATTGGAGGCTCAAAGCAGCACAGACGACA atATGAGATACGTCTTTGATAGCACTCCAGACTGCGAAGTGATACATGGCGCACTATACTCTTGCCTTCGAGTAATGTTTGGACTATCAGTAAGCGGCATTTTAGTTTGTATCTTCTCCTGTATGTTGGTCTATCAACTGTTAAG TCACGAGAAGAAAAAAATGTACTGGGAACAACTGGAACTGCGGTGCAGGTCGTTTTATCAGCAACACCCGGCACCACCGTCCAGTACCCCTGGCTCGCTTCGAGGCCCTCCAGTTCCCTCCACCACTTATTGCAGCTGCTGTGAGGAGTGTAGATATTCTACTGCAGCACCACAACCTCCTCAAGTATATCCTTGGGACACTCATCATGTAGCCGAAAG attttggACACCCGGCAGAGTGGGCAACTTCTACTCACCAAACCCTGAAGATGTTCCTTCGGTCAATGTTGAAACTAATAGAGGCAGACCCGGCTGGAGTTGGCGCAGGTTGCCATGGTCCAGAACTACTGCCGAACCAGCAGAAATTCCCAG AGAGAACTCGCTGACCTATCAGGGGGCAGCTAGTAGCGCTGACAGCCAATACGGTTTTAGCAATAGGTCAGGTGACAACGCCCTGCAGAGCGATCAGACCTCTGGATCTAATGGTTCCTACAGTATGTTGGATAACAGGCCTCCTATAGGTGGTGTTTATGTGTGGGGTCCTCCTCCACCTTATTCTGATCCTAATTCGCCTGCTCGCAGGTTTATGGCTCATCAGTCACCGCAAAG ATATCACCATGCGCACCATCACGCTCACACTCATGAATCTCATTGCCAAATGAATGAAGGTGGTCAGTTTCGAGCCTCCAGACGAGCCAGACCCCAATCGAATAAAGACAACTATGAAAACACTACTGAACCGGAGATCCATCAAACCAACGAGGTTAATAGCGAAAGTACTGACACTTCCAGCTGTGTGGAACGAGTTTCTCATACCTTGCCAGTAAGAAAGGTGAAAAAAAGATCCAACAACGAGATGGCTTCTGTCAAAAGCACTAGTAATCAGCAAAATCATCCAAGAACCAACGTCCAGAGCGTCTTTGGTCAGCAAGAAGAGCAAGTGGAGAATGAATATCATGAACCAACTGTACCTGAAACTGCGGCAACGCAGCAAGAAAGTCAACAATGCAGATTCCTGCCCAGGTTGCAAGGCGTTGAAAATGCTGCCTTCCAGAAACAGGAACCGGGTACACCCAAACCAGAAACCACTGAGTCTGAGGTGTATTTTGCTGACGTAAGCAGCTGTTGTAATATTTCAGTACGAAATGATGGCCAGGACTCATCATTATATGATGAAGCCTTGGAGGGTAACAATGGGAGACTGATATCACTTCAAAAGCCCGTGGAAGTCGACAAGAAAGAAGCAACTAGTCAAGAAATCAAAGAGGAGGATGACTATTTGGCTCAGAAAATGGGAAACAGACAAAGTATTCGTAGTAGAATGCCATTTCCCATGCCAAGTTCAGAAGACTTAGCTGAGTTCAGTTCAGACCCTTGTATTCAACTGTTGCCCAAGGACATATCTCAAAATAGCTTGTGTAGTAGTGTCCAAACTCCTATGACAGAGACTACTGATGATACTCTATCACCAGAGGAGTGTTGCAGCAAAAACAACTACTTCCAAGAAGAGTCCATACATCGTCCATTCAATACGAACCAGTTTTTAGCTCCAGACGCACAATACGAAGTCATTCCCGAAGATGATAAATTTAGAAACAGTAGCAACCTTACCAATACGATATCGGGAGTGAATTTCGATCAAGGTAACTACTTTAACAAGAACTACAACGCTAGCCCCAAAAACGTCCCACCAAAAACCTTAAATCTGAACCAACAAGGGAGCAGAAGAAACATGGGAACGAACATATCCGCCCTAATTCAAAATTTAGGAGGGAATCCGGCAGGATTACTGTACGGAGATAAGACGGAAGAGGAGGAGGTACAAGGACTGGGTTGCCACAGTGATGGAACAATGGATTCTGGATGGCAGAGTGGATCGGAAAAGCAAGAAGGGAGGAATGGCGGACCAGAGGGCGAAGGAGGCGGAAGACCAGTAAATGTTTGA
- the LOC126734326 gene encoding uncharacterized protein LOC126734326 isoform X1 — MTSLTSDPSKMDHHYQSSDTSDHGLLSHHTCTCCRECLETPETPKTEHPRHPLPSPHHHVVNLSHTPLQMTHHVHLNHHNHHHGAAVPPATASPKPQVKNCTCHLKTENEAEERQNIEPNAQGRKLDEDRIEVSPLPPALPPRPPPRPRYEGTGSLNSRYRPRIASPHTGGVRKYVFWCCACGGLATILGALFLAVYFLLRTYTSTLGYFETIPTFVPATMLILTGLCIISLARRKNRYSYLNVLQIKVCGLCCLVCALTCVLVTITTTVIHMNRLQTLRECVYTQKTRTCTCYSILLEAQSSTDDNMRYVFDSTPDCEVIHGALYSCLRVMFGLSVSGILVCIFSCMLVYQLLSHEKKKMYWEQLELRCRSFYQQHPAPPSSTPGSLRGPPVPSTTYCSCCEECRYSTAAPQPPQVYPWDTHHVAERFWTPGRVGNFYSPNPEDVPSVNVETNRGRPGWSWRRLPWSRTTAEPAEIPRENSLTYQGAASSADSQYGFSNRSGDNALQSDQTSGSNGSYSMLDNRPPIGGVYVWGPPPPYSDPNSPARRFMAHQSPQRYHHAHHHAHTHESHCQMNEGGQFRASRRARPQSNKDNYENTTEPEIHQTNEVNSESTDTSSCVERVSHTLPVRKVKKRSNNEMASVKSTSNQQNHPRTNVQSVFGQQEEQVENEYHEPTVPETAATQQESQQCRFLPRLQGVENAAFQKQEPGTPKPETTESEVYFADVSSCCNISVRNDGQDSSLYDEALEGNNGRLISLQKPVEVDKKEATSQEIKEEDDYLAQKMGNRQSIRSRMPFPMPSSEDLAEFSSDPCIQLLPKDISQNSLCSSVQTPMTETTDDTLSPEECCSKNNYFQEESIHRPFNTNQFLAPDAQYEVIPEDDKFRNSSNLTNTISGVNFDQGNYFNKNYNASPKNVPPKTLNLNQQGSRRNMGTNISALIQNLGGNPAGLLYGDKTEEEEVQGLGCHSDGTMDSGWQSGSEKQEGRNGGPEGEGGGRPVNV; from the exons ATGACTTCATTAACTTCAGACCCATCGAAAATGGATCATCACTACCAATCCAGTGACACCAGCGACCATGGACTTTTAAGCCATCATACCTGTACCTGTTGTAGAGAA tgTCTAGAAACCCCTGAAACACCAAAGACTGAACACCCCCGCCACCCTTTGCCATCGCCTCACCACCACGTGGTTAATTTAAGTCATACCCCTTTGCAGATGACACACCATGTGCATCTGAACCATCATAATCATCATCATGGGGCGGCCGTGCCGCCTGCCACCGCCTCGCCGAAGCCACAAGTGAAAAATTGCACTTGTCACTTAAAG acTGAAAATGAAGCAGAAGAGAGACAAAATATCGAACCGAACGCACAGGGGAGGAAGTTGGATGAGGATAGGATAGAGGTGTCGCCCCTGCCGCCCGCTTTGCCGCCTCGGCCGCCCCCCAGACCGAGATACGAGGGGACTGGGAGTTTGAATTCGAGATATAGGCCTAGGATTG ctTCTCCACATACAGGGGGCGTACGAAAGTATGTTTTCTGGTGCTGCGCATGCGGCGGACTCGCGACCATACTGGGCGCCCTCTTTCTTGCCGTTTATTTCCTGCTCAGAACCTACACATCCACTTTGGGTTATTTCGAGACCATTCCTACATTTGTACCTGCCACAATG CTAATACTAACTGGGCTATGTATTATTAGCTTAGCGAGAAGAAAAAATCGATACAGCTACTTG AACGTATTACAGATAAAAGTGTGCGGCCTGTGTTGCCTGGTGTGCGCACTGACATGCGTACTAGTGACCATCACAACAACGGTCATTCACATGAATCGCCTTCAGACCCTAAGGGAGTGCGTGTACACTCAAAAAACACGCACCTGCACCTGTTACTCCATTTTATTGGAGGCTCAAAGCAGCACAGACGACA atATGAGATACGTCTTTGATAGCACTCCAGACTGCGAAGTGATACATGGCGCACTATACTCTTGCCTTCGAGTAATGTTTGGACTATCAGTAAGCGGCATTTTAGTTTGTATCTTCTCCTGTATGTTGGTCTATCAACTGTTAAG TCACGAGAAGAAAAAAATGTACTGGGAACAACTGGAACTGCGGTGCAGGTCGTTTTATCAGCAACACCCGGCACCACCGTCCAGTACCCCTGGCTCGCTTCGAGGCCCTCCAGTTCCCTCCACCACTTATTGCAGCTGCTGTGAGGAGTGTAGATATTCTACTGCAGCACCACAACCTCCTCAAGTATATCCTTGGGACACTCATCATGTAGCCGAAAG attttggACACCCGGCAGAGTGGGCAACTTCTACTCACCAAACCCTGAAGATGTTCCTTCGGTCAATGTTGAAACTAATAGAGGCAGACCCGGCTGGAGTTGGCGCAGGTTGCCATGGTCCAGAACTACTGCCGAACCAGCAGAAATTCCCAG AGAGAACTCGCTGACCTATCAGGGGGCAGCTAGTAGCGCTGACAGCCAATACGGTTTTAGCAATAGGTCAGGTGACAACGCCCTGCAGAGCGATCAGACCTCTGGATCTAATGGTTCCTACAGTATGTTGGATAACAGGCCTCCTATAGGTGGTGTTTATGTGTGGGGTCCTCCTCCACCTTATTCTGATCCTAATTCGCCTGCTCGCAGGTTTATGGCTCATCAGTCACCGCAAAG ATATCACCATGCGCACCATCACGCTCACACTCATGAATCTCATTGCCAAATGAATGAAGGTGGTCAGTTTCGAGCCTCCAGACGAGCCAGACCCCAATCGAATAAAGACAACTATGAAAACACTACTGAACCGGAGATCCATCAAACCAACGAGGTTAATAGCGAAAGTACTGACACTTCCAGCTGTGTGGAACGAGTTTCTCATACCTTGCCAGTAAGAAAGGTGAAAAAAAGATCCAACAACGAGATGGCTTCTGTCAAAAGCACTAGTAATCAGCAAAATCATCCAAGAACCAACGTCCAGAGCGTCTTTGGTCAGCAAGAAGAGCAAGTGGAGAATGAATATCATGAACCAACTGTACCTGAAACTGCGGCAACGCAGCAAGAAAGTCAACAATGCAGATTCCTGCCCAGGTTGCAAGGCGTTGAAAATGCTGCCTTCCAGAAACAGGAACCGGGTACACCCAAACCAGAAACCACTGAGTCTGAGGTGTATTTTGCTGACGTAAGCAGCTGTTGTAATATTTCAGTACGAAATGATGGCCAGGACTCATCATTATATGATGAAGCCTTGGAGGGTAACAATGGGAGACTGATATCACTTCAAAAGCCCGTGGAAGTCGACAAGAAAGAAGCAACTAGTCAAGAAATCAAAGAGGAGGATGACTATTTGGCTCAGAAAATGGGAAACAGACAAAGTATTCGTAGTAGAATGCCATTTCCCATGCCAAGTTCAGAAGACTTAGCTGAGTTCAGTTCAGACCCTTGTATTCAACTGTTGCCCAAGGACATATCTCAAAATAGCTTGTGTAGTAGTGTCCAAACTCCTATGACAGAGACTACTGATGATACTCTATCACCAGAGGAGTGTTGCAGCAAAAACAACTACTTCCAAGAAGAGTCCATACATCGTCCATTCAATACGAACCAGTTTTTAGCTCCAGACGCACAATACGAAGTCATTCCCGAAGATGATAAATTTAGAAACAGTAGCAACCTTACCAATACGATATCGGGAGTGAATTTCGATCAAGGTAACTACTTTAACAAGAACTACAACGCTAGCCCCAAAAACGTCCCACCAAAAACCTTAAATCTGAACCAACAAGGGAGCAGAAGAAACATGGGAACGAACATATCCGCCCTAATTCAAAATTTAGGAGGGAATCCGGCAGGATTACTGTACGGAGATAAGACGGAAGAGGAGGAGGTACAAGGACTGGGTTGCCACAGTGATGGAACAATGGATTCTGGATGGCAGAGTGGATCGGAAAAGCAAGAAGGGAGGAATGGCGGACCAGAGGGCGAAGGAGGCGGAAGACCAGTAAATGTTTGA